From Segatella copri, the proteins below share one genomic window:
- the mobV gene encoding MobV family relaxase → MGHFSLDFKKAKGSSDARESDHIERKVIPDNADPTRTHLNRELVKMPSGVYGRDEAIAHRIKTAGIKRKITNDQVRVIRTVLSGTHEDMMNIAANDQLDDWCNDSLKWLQDTFGKENVVSVVLHMDEHTPHLHASIVPIVTGERRKAKNKTTEEGKRTYRKKANVVRLCADDVLNRDKMVGYHDSYAEAMGKYGLKRGVRGSDARHTSTAQYYRNIKRETERLQNCMKLLQSDVEEAERLLQQTKSEISTEKLQAAKMEAKTAFVSKIGSLLGSGKLKEVEQHNRKLCELVTNREQYIDELHEKIQRMEDSHTQQLGEMQQKHQAEVVDLKSKHSTEVTMLNNIIRKAKRWFPMLEAYLQIESLCKRIGFTAEQISVLLAGKALNFSGSLYSEKHRRKFNVENAEIKVFSDSTKPNQLFLCINRQPIVEWFKEQWNISKDRRTLNPKINKEEKI, encoded by the coding sequence ATGGGACATTTCAGTTTGGATTTCAAGAAGGCAAAGGGCAGCTCTGACGCAAGGGAGTCAGACCACATAGAGCGCAAGGTGATACCCGACAACGCTGACCCTACGAGAACTCACCTCAACCGTGAGCTTGTCAAGATGCCGAGCGGTGTGTATGGTCGTGACGAAGCCATCGCCCACCGCATCAAGACGGCAGGCATCAAGCGCAAGATAACCAATGACCAGGTGAGGGTGATTAGAACCGTGCTGTCTGGAACGCACGAGGACATGATGAACATCGCAGCCAATGATCAGCTTGACGATTGGTGCAACGACAGCTTGAAGTGGTTGCAGGACACGTTCGGCAAGGAGAATGTCGTGTCGGTGGTTCTCCACATGGACGAGCACACGCCACATCTCCACGCCTCCATCGTTCCGATAGTGACTGGCGAACGGAGAAAGGCGAAGAACAAGACAACGGAAGAGGGCAAGCGGACATACCGCAAGAAAGCCAATGTCGTGAGGTTGTGTGCCGATGATGTGCTCAACCGTGACAAGATGGTTGGCTATCACGACAGCTATGCTGAAGCCATGGGCAAGTATGGCTTGAAGCGAGGTGTCCGTGGGTCGGATGCGAGGCATACCTCCACGGCACAGTATTACCGTAACATCAAGCGAGAGACGGAGAGACTTCAAAACTGCATGAAACTGCTGCAATCCGATGTGGAGGAAGCAGAGCGACTTCTACAACAAACCAAGAGTGAAATCAGCACGGAGAAGCTACAGGCTGCTAAGATGGAAGCCAAGACAGCCTTTGTGTCGAAGATTGGTTCTCTTTTAGGTAGTGGAAAATTGAAGGAGGTGGAGCAACACAACCGAAAGTTGTGCGAGCTTGTGACAAACCGAGAGCAATACATTGACGAACTCCATGAGAAAATACAGCGAATGGAGGACAGCCACACCCAACAACTCGGCGAGATGCAACAGAAACACCAAGCAGAGGTCGTAGATTTGAAAAGCAAGCACTCCACGGAGGTAACGATGCTCAACAACATCATCCGCAAAGCCAAGCGTTGGTTCCCGATGTTGGAGGCATACTTGCAAATAGAAAGTTTGTGCAAGAGGATAGGCTTCACGGCTGAACAAATTAGTGTGCTCCTTGCTGGAAAGGCACTCAACTTTAGCGGTTCACTCTATTCCGAGAAGCACAGAAGAAAGTTCAATGTGGAGAATGCAGAAATCAAGGTGTTCTCTGATTCTACCAAACCGAACCAATTGTTTCTGTGTATCAATAGACAGCCTATTGTTGAATGGTTCAAGGAGCAATGGAATATCTCAAAAGATAGAAGAACCTTAAATCCGAAGATAAATAAAGAAGAAAAAATCTAA
- a CDS encoding C39 family peptidase, whose protein sequence is MKIKHLLFFIPVTFLVACEGTDLIEPDNVSKEQISTQIIYNPTKYSKQKGDVFVKSSLPTTMAKQIPNACVTSIMEYANNKVFGGTVNEGAYILYYTQTYNSNPLIDGVSLDYIEPFVTHFFKTQTFTNYKSAIDAKHPVMTDVNSQIESSAHNVLCVGYNSNTGAAIYMDPELACMYSVNAGYFLQDYNIVLTGIK, encoded by the coding sequence ATGAAGATAAAACATTTGTTATTTTTTATTCCTGTGACTTTTTTGGTCGCATGTGAAGGGACTGATTTAATCGAGCCAGACAATGTGTCGAAAGAACAGATTTCCACTCAAATAATTTATAACCCGACAAAATATTCAAAACAAAAAGGTGATGTCTTTGTCAAAAGTAGTTTGCCAACAACAATGGCAAAGCAAATACCTAATGCCTGCGTAACATCAATTATGGAGTATGCAAACAATAAAGTTTTTGGTGGAACAGTAAATGAGGGAGCGTATATTCTATATTATACACAAACATATAATTCAAATCCTTTGATTGATGGTGTTTCTTTGGATTATATCGAGCCTTTTGTAACACATTTCTTTAAAACTCAAACATTTACAAATTATAAGTCTGCAATAGATGCCAAGCATCCCGTCATGACTGATGTAAATAGCCAAATAGAAAGCTCTGCCCATAATGTGTTATGTGTAGGATATAACTCCAATACGGGTGCTGCTATTTATATGGACCCTGAGCTTGCTTGTATGTACTCAGTTAATGCTGGGTATTTTTTACAAGATTATAATATAGTATTAACAGGTATAAAGTAA
- a CDS encoding KilA-N domain-containing protein, which translates to MAKIIVRNQTIKTLTKDGVDYICITDIARQKNPVEPKDVVKNWLRSKNTLEYLGL; encoded by the coding sequence ATGGCAAAGATTATAGTAAGAAACCAAACGATAAAGACGCTAACCAAGGATGGTGTTGATTACATCTGCATTACCGATATAGCAAGGCAGAAGAATCCCGTTGAGCCCAAAGATGTGGTAAAGAATTGGTTGCGTTCCAAAAACACCTTGGAGTACTTAGGACTTTGA
- a CDS encoding outer membrane beta-barrel family protein: MNPTLNASWKANPGNKLNLSFSSSSQFPSYWSTMSSIYYASTYMEIWGNPHLKPYSTYETNLMWTIKSRHTLMAFAEFQPNYSVQLPYQTTDHLAVIMKETNFDYNHTIGIRASTTFGIGNWMNGSVSATGIYRHDKSNDFFDLPFNRKHISAILAGNLSAQLSRSHHIHFILNPFYQSKAIQGLYDIKSVFLLIAMLRWASDNDKWSIVVKGSNIFNEGFSTKSVQGNQDYHMNIKQDWASASISIIYKIGKYKEKRTKDVDTSRMGVN; the protein is encoded by the coding sequence ATCAATCCCACTCTTAATGCATCGTGGAAAGCCAATCCTGGCAACAAACTCAACTTATCCTTCAGTTCCAGCTCACAGTTTCCTAGCTATTGGTCAACTATGAGCAGCATTTACTATGCCTCTACCTATATGGAGATATGGGGAAATCCTCATCTCAAGCCTTACTCTACATACGAGACCAACCTGATGTGGACAATCAAAAGTCGCCATACATTGATGGCATTTGCAGAGTTCCAACCCAACTATTCTGTGCAGTTGCCTTATCAGACTACCGACCACCTGGCAGTCATAATGAAGGAGACCAATTTCGACTATAACCATACTATAGGCATTAGAGCATCGACGACTTTCGGTATAGGCAATTGGATGAATGGAAGTGTTTCGGCAACAGGAATCTACAGACATGACAAGAGTAACGATTTCTTTGACTTGCCCTTCAATCGCAAACATATCTCTGCCATTCTTGCCGGAAATCTATCCGCCCAGCTTAGCCGAAGCCATCACATCCATTTCATACTTAACCCATTCTATCAGTCGAAAGCCATTCAAGGACTCTATGACATCAAATCAGTCTTTCTCTTGATTGCTATGTTGAGATGGGCTTCCGATAATGATAAATGGAGCATTGTGGTTAAAGGCAGCAACATCTTCAACGAGGGATTCTCTACAAAATCAGTACAAGGCAATCAAGACTACCACATGAACATCAAGCAAGATTGGGCATCTGCCTCCATCTCCATCATCTATAAGATAGGCAAGTACAAGGAGAAGAGAACCAAGGACGTGGATACTTCCAGAATGGGAGTAAACTAG